CCATCGGCGCACAGAGACCGAGCAGGCCAAGGCCGTGGCCGACGGAGCTGTACCACGCTCCATCGACGAACCGTTTGTAGTGCGCGAGTAACATCGCGTGATCGAGCGCCTCGAGCGTATTCGTCTCGATAAAGGCCGTCTCGAGGTCGCGCTCGTCGGCGAAGCCAGACACGCGATTTTGAAGGTGTTGCCAGTCAGTCTCGCCGGAGTCGCCAGGTGAAATGGTCCAGCCGCGGATGCTGACGAGCGTGGGTGACTCCTCGCGATGGCGAACGTAGGAACTCGTCGAGTCGACGCCGCCGGTAAAGAGCAAGGCGCTGTCGCTTGCGTCGGTCGCCCGCTCGGGTGGTTCGGACTCGGTCGTCTCTTTGGCGTACAGCGTCCCACCCTCGAGAAAGTCGTACATCTCGAGTAACGAGGCTTTGACATCCTCGAGCGCACGCGCGAAGGTCGCGTCGACGTCGTCGACGTAGACATCTGCGCCGTTGGCCCAGGCGACGGGACAGACGTTTGCGAGGACGGGAATTACCAGCACGCTCTCGGGAACGTCCTCGATAGATCGGTCGTAGCTGGTCGTAAACGGCTTTCCAGTGAAAAAGCGCGCGAGATCGGCGGACGGGCGAACGTCACACTCGAGGGTTGTTCCCTCTACAGTGGGCCGTTCGATGACAATCGATGACATTGCGTGGCCCAACCCACCACAAAGGGGTACAAAAACCATCAGAATCGTTGATCGGTCGCTGAACCTGAAATCATTCCATAGCAGACGGTCAACAGCCGATAAGGGACTCGTACTCGAGGGCGTGGGCTACGATCAGCACTGTTTCGTCGCTCGTTTGAGCTAATCCAGGAGCGACCGCTGTGGCGCATTCAAGTGAAACTGCGGGCAATGGTGTCTTTCGCCCCATACAGAGAGGTCAGTCGCTCGAGGTGCCTGAGAGGGTAAAACAGGATGACGCCGATAGGAGCCGTATAACAAACCCCGTTATTGACGACGTGCTCGCAAAGACATGTGTATCGACAGCGAACCGCGACTGCGTTGTGTTGGTGATGAATCGATATGAGTCGGACGACACTCAATCTCACGTTTGCGATTGGATTTCTCGCAGCGGCGGCTGGCATCCTCATCGCCAGAGCAAACCCTGCAACGGGGTATGAGCCGTCTGTGTATCTTGGAACGCCGACGGCGGTCTGGGTCGGCTTCGCGATTGCGATGGCGATCGGTGTCGGAACGGCAATCGCCTGTCGTGGCCACTATCAGGCGATTGGGATCGGTCTCGGGAGTCTTGTCGCAACGTCGATCGTTGCGCTGCCAATCCTTCGAAACTACCGGTTTTCGGGGATGGGCGATGCACTCTCACACCTCGGCTGGACCCGTGACATCGTCGAAGGTGGAATGTACCCACACGACCTGCTCTACCCCGGGGTGCACTCGATCGGCGTCGTGTTCCACTTCCTCGGTGGCATCTCGATCGAGCGCGCGCTGTTGTTTACCATCCTGCTCCTGTTTATCCCGTTCCTGATCTTCGTCCCGCTGACGGTCAGGGAGATCGCCGGACCAGGTGCAGCAGTCGGCTTCGCTGCCGTTGTCTCGTGGATGGTGTTGCCGATCAACAACATCGCAACGCACATGGGCGTTCACTCGAACTCCAACGCCCTGTTTTTGGCCCCTGTCGTGATCTTCGCGCTCGTTGCCTACCTGAACCGGCAGGCGACGATCGAACGACTCCCGTTCGGGCTCTCCCCGTTCAGCGTCGTGTTGTATCTCTCGGCGTTTGCCTTGCTGTTAGTCCATCCCCAGCAGATGGTCAACATTGTCGTCCTCGTCGGTGCAATCGCTGGGGTACAGTTTCTTGCACGCCGGCGCTACGACGATCACCCCATCCTCGAGCAGCCAACCACCTACGCACACACTGCCGTCCTGGGCGGATTCTTTACCGTCTGGGCGGCCTCAAACGAACGGTTCCGGAACGCAATCGTCAGTCTCGTGGATGGTGTGCTGGCAGATGATGTTGGTACCGAGCAGGAAGTTGACCAACGCGAAGCCTCGTTGCTCGAGATTGGCGGAAGTATCGAAGAGTTGTTCGTCACGATGTTTCTCGAGGCGGCGATAATCGGTCTCATCGTTGGCCTGTTCGTCCTCGCGATGTGGCTGGGCTGGACGAACACGACGCGGGCAACAGCGTCGCACATAACGTATCTCGGGCTTGCACTGATTCCACTCGGTGGAATCTTCCTTGTGTACTTCGTCGGGACGCCGACGATGGCGTTCAGACAGGTTGGATTCATCTACGTGATTCTAACGATCATCGCCGGCGTTGCACTCGCACACTTGTTCGGCGGCCTTTCAGGCTACATTACACGACCCGGTGCGAACACGGTTGCCGCGCTTGCACTCGGGGCGTTCCTCGTCCTTGGGTTGATGACTGTCTATGCGTCGCCAATTATCTACAGTCCAAGCCAGCACATTACCGAGCAGAAATTCAGTGGATACGAGTCCGGCTTCGAACACGCGGCTGAAGAGAGACCGCACGTCGGAATGGGGTACGATCCATACCGGTACGACCACGGCATCAACGGCCTTGACCGCGAGGATGTTCTGAGTGGTGCAACGCATTCCAGTGGTGAAATCGATCCGGAACAGTTCGAAGCGGGTAATTACAGCGGTGCCTATCACGATTCAGACTACTATTTCACGGTTACTGAATTCGACGTAACCCGCGAAACACAGGTCTATCAGGGCTTACACCACAGTGAGGAAGCACTCGAGGGGATCCAGTACGATCCCGCGGCGGACAAAGTAATTTCGAACGACGAGTTCGATATGTACGCCGTCGCTAGCGATGAGTAAGCACTCGAGGAACGACAAATTCAGGCCATAACAAAGCCCGGTACGTCCGTTTGTTGGTGGTACGATCATGCCTGCTCTCGACGACGTTCGTGTGCTGGACTTGACACGAGTGCTGGGCGGCCCGTACTGTACGATGTTGCTCGCCGACATGGGCGCAGACGTCGTAAAAATCGAGCCGCCGGGCGGTGACTTCGTTCGCGAAACACCCCCATTTCACGACGATGACGACAACTTTGGTGGCTACTTCCAGAGTATCAATCGCGGCAAGCGAAGCATCGAACTAGATTTTACGAGTGAAGAGGATCGCGAAGACTTCCTGTCGCTCGTCAAAGCGGCGGACGTCGTCGTCGAAAACTACCGCACGGGGACGATGGAAAAGTTCGGCCTCGAGTACGAGAAACTGGCGGAACTCAACCCACAGTTGGTGTATGCGGCGATGCGCGGATTTGGTGACCCGCGGACGGTGCCGAGTCCAAAACAAGACGAACCCGCGTTCGATCTGGTCGCCCAGGCGCTTGGTGGCGTCATGCACCAGACCGGGCAGTCGGATGGCCCGCCAACGAAGGTTGGCTTCGGTATTGGCGACATTTTCACGGGTGTCTTGCACACGGTCAACATCCTCTCAGCGTTGCACTATCGCGACCGCACAGGCGTCGGCCAGTTCGTTGACACCGCGATGTACGATTCAATGTTGAGTCTGGCCGAACGCGCTGTCTACCAGTACTCCTACACCGGCGAGGTACCAGAGCGCTGTGGCAATGCCCACCCCACACTGTTTCCATACAACGCCTTCGAAGCTGAAGACGGCTACGTCGTCATCGCTGCGCTAACCGACCGCCACTGGCAGAGTCTCTGTGAGCGGATGGACCGCCCCGAATGGGCCGTCGACTACCCTGACGCCGCAGACCGCCTCGAGCATCGCGACAGACTCCGAGACGGCATTGCCGAGTGGGTCGGCTCACAGAGCGTCGAGGAAACGCTCGAGTTGCTCAATGGGTCGGTGCCGAGCGGGCGCGTTCAGGACGTCTCGGATGTATATAAGTCCGAACATGCTCACCAGCGCGAGATGCTTGTCGAGTCCGACCTCCCAGAGAGCGACGAGACAGTGACGATTGCCGGCACGCCGATCAAGATGGCAAAGACGCCGCCGGAACCTGGGGCCCGCGCGCCCCTGCTTGACGAACACCGCGAGGAACTGCTGGGAAACGCTGAGCAGCCGTCGAAGCCGGAACCCAGTCCGGAACCAACAGCCAGCGAACAGGACGTCGGAGCGATGGGATTCCCAACAAGCCAGTCACAGGATGACTAACACGTATGGCAACTAACCAGACTGACCAATCGACGACAGGGACTGACGATACGACGGCGACGGCTCCCGAGCGCGATCCGATTCCGAGCGCTCCGGACGACGACGAGGACGATCCCTACGTCATCCGTCCCTACGAACCCGACGACAGGGAGGACTTCCTCGAGTTATACGACCAGGTCCTCGGCGACCGAAACGACGAGTGGTTCCGCTGGAAGTACGAGGACA
The Natronolimnobius sp. AArcel1 genome window above contains:
- the mct gene encoding succinyl-CoA:mesaconate CoA-transferase; the encoded protein is MPALDDVRVLDLTRVLGGPYCTMLLADMGADVVKIEPPGGDFVRETPPFHDDDDNFGGYFQSINRGKRSIELDFTSEEDREDFLSLVKAADVVVENYRTGTMEKFGLEYEKLAELNPQLVYAAMRGFGDPRTVPSPKQDEPAFDLVAQALGGVMHQTGQSDGPPTKVGFGIGDIFTGVLHTVNILSALHYRDRTGVGQFVDTAMYDSMLSLAERAVYQYSYTGEVPERCGNAHPTLFPYNAFEAEDGYVVIAALTDRHWQSLCERMDRPEWAVDYPDAADRLEHRDRLRDGIAEWVGSQSVEETLELLNGSVPSGRVQDVSDVYKSEHAHQREMLVESDLPESDETVTIAGTPIKMAKTPPEPGARAPLLDEHREELLGNAEQPSKPEPSPEPTASEQDVGAMGFPTSQSQDD